In the Pontibacillus yanchengensis genome, one interval contains:
- a CDS encoding helix-turn-helix domain-containing protein — MSRSSFSTVEKLTTLTLFVTIYNLNWSTIRSWIHKFETLGEAGLEEAKSNTSYSNQPTIRSYFQLIDLACDQSPYFS; from the coding sequence ATGTCGAGAAGTTCTTTTTCTACTGTGGAGAAACTTACTACTTTAACCTTATTCGTAACGATTTATAACTTGAATTGGTCTACGATTCGATCCTGGATACATAAGTTTGAAACTCTTGGTGAAGCTGGACTTGAAGAAGCAAAATCAAATACATCCTACTCAAATCAGCCTACTATTCGATCTTATTTTCAGTTAATTGATCTAGCTTGTGATCAATCTCCCTATTTTTCATAA
- a CDS encoding DUF3231 family protein, whose product MGILSGNPTNEPMHYGEVFGTWTALQTAKGSIAAYQTKLNHIGDKDLYKLVEDIISQAKQEEKQIEQLLKDNGVGLPPTPPERPKAKLEEIPAGARFQDPEIAAAIARDNSMALVSASQVMGQCIREDIAMMFGQFHTEKATLGARILRLNKEKGWLIPPPLHHSQVAEVK is encoded by the coding sequence ATGGGAATATTAAGTGGAAACCCTACAAATGAACCGATGCATTATGGGGAGGTATTTGGTACGTGGACAGCTCTTCAAACAGCTAAAGGATCTATTGCTGCCTATCAAACTAAACTGAACCATATTGGAGACAAAGATTTATATAAGTTGGTAGAAGATATCATTAGCCAGGCTAAACAAGAGGAAAAGCAAATTGAACAATTATTAAAAGATAATGGTGTTGGTTTACCACCAACTCCACCAGAACGTCCTAAAGCAAAATTAGAGGAGATTCCTGCAGGAGCTCGTTTCCAGGATCCGGAGATTGCTGCTGCCATTGCGCGTGACAATTCTATGGCGTTAGTATCTGCTAGTCAGGTGATGGGTCAATGTATTAGGGAGGATATAGCCATGATGTTTGGCCAATTCCATACAGAAAAGGCAACTCTAGGCGCTAGAATTCTTAGGTTGAATAAAGAAAAAGGTTGGTTAATCCCACCTCCACTTCATCATAGTCAAGTAGCTGAAGTGAAATAA
- a CDS encoding YjiH family protein: MNQKSKFPFKTSDHIKFILPSLLGILLFMVPFQVEIEGEESFTIPVAYFAELLQVRLADELSAIMTIIITITALATIVVKATGGDRLAKFPFFQSLFDVSAIWTSVRILGAIFAILTLFKIGPEFIYSGATGGLLLNDLLHVLFTVFLFAGLFLPLLLNFGLLEFFGTMLTVIMRPVFKLPGRSSIDSLASWLGDGTIGVLLTSKQYQGGHYTKREAAIIGTTFSVVSITFTLVVIDKVDLSHMFPAFYGTVLLSGVIAAIIMPRIPPLSKKENTYITGEQGEPEPKSPQGYNVLTWGYYKALERSKTQTSVKDFFKNGAQNILDMWMGVAPIVMALGTIALVIAEYTPVFTWLGMPFIPLLELMQIPEASAASETILVGFADMFLPALIGSSIESEMTRFIIAALSVTQLIYMSEVGGLLLGSNIPINLRELFIIFLERTIITLPIITLIAHMIF; encoded by the coding sequence ATGAATCAGAAGAGCAAATTCCCATTTAAAACAAGCGATCATATTAAATTTATTCTCCCTTCTTTACTCGGAATTCTACTATTTATGGTGCCATTCCAAGTAGAAATAGAGGGAGAAGAAAGCTTTACGATACCTGTTGCGTATTTCGCTGAGTTACTTCAGGTGCGTTTAGCGGACGAGCTTTCTGCTATTATGACAATTATCATTACGATTACAGCGTTAGCGACTATCGTTGTTAAAGCAACAGGTGGAGATCGCCTAGCGAAGTTTCCATTTTTTCAAAGTTTATTTGATGTGTCTGCCATATGGACATCGGTCCGTATTTTAGGTGCTATTTTCGCCATTCTCACCTTATTTAAAATTGGTCCTGAGTTTATTTATTCAGGAGCTACTGGTGGTTTGTTATTAAATGATTTATTACACGTATTATTTACCGTATTTTTATTTGCGGGATTATTCTTACCATTATTATTAAATTTCGGTTTGCTAGAGTTTTTTGGCACGATGTTAACCGTGATTATGAGACCGGTTTTCAAGCTACCTGGGCGCTCATCAATTGACTCCCTTGCGTCTTGGTTAGGTGACGGAACGATTGGTGTTCTTTTGACAAGCAAGCAATATCAAGGAGGACATTATACCAAAAGAGAAGCAGCGATTATTGGTACCACCTTCTCCGTAGTGTCGATTACCTTTACGCTAGTCGTTATTGATAAGGTTGACCTCTCCCATATGTTCCCTGCCTTTTATGGAACGGTATTGTTATCCGGGGTTATTGCTGCGATTATTATGCCGCGCATCCCGCCACTTTCCAAAAAGGAAAACACATATATTACAGGTGAACAAGGCGAACCAGAACCGAAATCTCCACAAGGCTATAACGTTCTTACTTGGGGGTATTATAAAGCACTAGAAAGATCGAAAACCCAAACAAGTGTGAAAGATTTCTTCAAAAACGGTGCGCAAAATATTTTAGACATGTGGATGGGTGTCGCCCCAATTGTCATGGCGCTAGGTACCATCGCCCTTGTGATTGCAGAATATACACCTGTTTTCACATGGCTAGGCATGCCGTTCATTCCATTGCTTGAACTGATGCAAATTCCAGAAGCAAGCGCCGCTTCTGAGACGATTCTAGTAGGCTTTGCAGATATGTTCTTACCAGCATTGATTGGCTCTTCCATTGAAAGCGAGATGACCCGGTTCATTATTGCTGCCTTATCTGTAACACAGTTAATCTATATGTCAGAAGTCGGTGGCCTATTGCTAGGCTCGAACATCCCAATTAACTTAAGAGAACTTTTTATCATTTTTCTAGAACGTACCATCATTACGTTACCGATCATCACGCTCATTGCGCATATGATTTTTTAG